A genomic window from Fusarium oxysporum Fo47 chromosome VIII, complete sequence includes:
- a CDS encoding SGNH hydrolase-type esterase domain-containing protein produces MHFFQKPALLLLPAAALAGAIPYEVRKDFANPKSGITLKKAFDIHAQEENGFLSYKGTQPGKVVQDGVKLRILSVGDSITVGYGKGTDGNGYRKRLRKDLSGNEIVWAGTEKTKGNMKDGHFAAWSGKTVQYINDHVDPSLEQRPNLILIHAGTNDMNSNHRVSTDGNHPQETTNRLKSMVEKMISKCPDATIIIGMITDVCDNKSYHFQRERTKIYRGHIAKLAAELSKDGSHVLAADFGPFDDTLLSDCVHPTQKGYEILGDWWYDFIHQIPEGWIKDPVGPDPVRD; encoded by the exons ATGCATTTCTTCCAAAAACCAGCCCTTCTACTtcttccagcagcagccttggctgGGGCCATCCCTTATGAAGTCAGGAAAGATTTCGCAAATCCTAAATCAGGTATAACCTTAAAGAAGGCTTTCGATATTCACgctcaagaagagaatggtTTCTTGAGTTACAAAGGCACACAACCTGGCAAAGTTGTTCAAGACGGTGTCAAGCTTCGGATTCTTTCTGTTGGTGATTCTATCACTGTTGGCTACGGGAAAGGGACAGATGGAAATGGATATCGGAAGAGACTCAGGAAGGACTTAAGTG GAAATGAGATCGTTTGGGCTGGCACTGAGAAGACAAAGGGAAACATGAAAGACGGTCACTTC GCAGCTTGGTCCGGGAAAACAGTCCAGTATATCAACGACCACGTTGATCCATCCCTTGAACAACGCCCCAATCTCATCCTTATCCACGCCGGAACAAACGACATGAACAGTAATCACCGCGTTTCCACAGACGGAAACCACCCTCAAGAAACCACCAATCGCCTAAAATCAATGGTCGAAAAGATGATATCCAAGTGCCCGGACGCTACTATTATTATCGGCATGATCACCGATGTTTGCGACAACAAGAGCTATCATTTTCAGAGAGAGAGGACAAAGATTTATCGAGGACATATTGCTAAATTGGCAGCTGAACTTAGCAAAGATGGGTCTCATGTACTTGCTGCTGATTTTGGTCCTTTTGATGATACGCTTTTGAGTGATTGTGTTCATCCGACTCAGAAGGGGTATGAGATTCTAGGGGATTGGTGGTATGATTTTATTCATCAGATTCCTGAGGGATGGATCAAGGATCCTGTTGGTCCTGACCCTGTTCGAGACTAG
- a CDS encoding fido domain-containing protein gives MSSTLSKATFTVNMGDAYDYNILQENPKQLHQEFRMYISDIADGLKQSDDNKNALDEYITDELARMVYGSNMIEVAGGGVDITLKLCKDVFRSKELPEEINERDEDYHDLKIHLLNKNLPSGHEAILRSRREIVQHAEAARYMIDQVCIKGKDFSHKIISEAHGILTYKIDLGDTPWPYYSGVYRTWNVRCGSHVFMDESKVPAAMRDMIDELDSDIKKATEEGQIDPVVLASKYCHKFVNIHPFADGNGRMCRLILNALLLKYSGGFICIGQDGQDRQEYLRIAVAASVEEGSQSQETGAANYKQLASFTLRHARDSMRKVRQLFKRDA, from the coding sequence ATGTCGTCTACTCTCAGCAAAGCAACTTTTACAGTCAACATGGGCGACGCTTACGATTACAATATTCTCCAAGAGAACCCCAAGCAACTTCATCAGGAATTCCGCATGTATATTTCTGATATCGCAGACGGTTTAAAGCAATCCGATGACAACAAGAATGCTCTTGACGAATACATCACCGACGAACTCGCTCGTATGGTTTATGGGTCTAATATGATCGAAGTTGCCGGTGGAGGTGTCGATATTACACTCAAGCTCTGCAAGGATGTCTTTCGGAGCAAAGAACTTCCCGAAGAGATTAATGAGCGTGATGAAGACTATCATGATCTCAAAATCCATCTCCTAAACAAGAACTTGCCTTCTGGACATGAGGCTATTCTAAGAAGCCGCCGAGAGATCGTGCAGCATGCCGAAGCTGCTCGGTATATGATCGATCAAGTTTGTATCAAGGGCAAAGATTTCTCTCATAAGATTATCAGCGAAGCTCATGGTATCCTGACCTACAAGATAGACCTCGGCGACACGCCTTGGCCCTATTACAGTGGAGTGTACCGGACATGGAACGTCCGGTGCGGTTCTCATGTTTTCATGGATGAGAGCAAAGTCCCTGCTGCAATGCGCGATATGATAGACGAACTTGATTCtgatatcaagaaggcaaCTGAAGAAGGACAAATTGACCCTGTTGTACTTGCAAGCAAGTATTGTCATAAGTTTGTCAATATTCACCCCTTTGCAGATGGCAATGGCAGAATGTGTCGTCTTATTCTCAATGCCCTTCTCCTGAAATATAGCGGGGGGTTTATCTGCATCGGTCAGGATGGCCAAGATCGACAAGAGTATCTGCGTATTGCTGTAGCAGCAAGTGTCGAAGAAGGCTCACAGAGTCAAGAGACTGGAGCTGCGAATTACAAGCAGCTGGCATCTTTCACACTACGACACGCCCGCGACAGCATGCGCAAGGTTCGACAACTTTTCAAGCGGGATGCTTAA
- a CDS encoding transmembrane protein 6/97, translated as MAQKAARDWIYLVIISLQLVGMICLEFTEFYPESIYSAPNAPLHFLANVKEQYLSFSGDPFFGDKFHGAWFRSMFFIEIFVQFPLAIYIVRNLAAKKPSSGPVELAGLAYGCLTAMSSVACVAELLEMGPELVSEEHKRNLVWGTYFPYALIPGAMAVDMYTRLLRRVSTDIKPKTQ; from the exons ATGGCACAAAAAGCAGCTCGCGACTGGATCTACCTGGTCATTATCTCACTCCAACTCGTTGGCATGATCT GTCTCGAATTCACTGAGTTCTACCCTGAGTCGATCTATTCTGCACCCAATGCCCCTCTCCACTTTCTAGCCAACGTCAAAGAACAATACCTCTCCTTTTCAGGGGACCCCTTCTTCGGGGACAAGTTCCACGGTGCCTGGTTCCGCAGCATGTTCTTCATTGAGATCTTTGTTCAATTCCCTCTGGCTATTTACATCGTGCGGAACCTCGCTGCTAAGAAGCCTTCATCTGGACCTGTTGAACTCGCTGGTCTGGCGTATGGTTGCTTGACTGCTATGAGCTCCGTTGCATGTGTTGCTGAGCTTTTGGAGATGGGGCCTGAGTTGGTGAGCGAGGAGCACAAGAGGAACTTGGTCTGGGGGACGTATTTCCCTTATGCGCTTATTC CTGGTGCTATGGCTGTTGATATGTACACACGACTGTTGCGCCGTGTGAGCACTGATATCAAGCCCAAGACACAGTAG
- a CDS encoding S-adenosyl-L-methionine-dependent methyltransferase, with protein sequence MTSSDTENALKTLREHYDSATLEAQMLYASKTMMPHLIKPLPTQMGISENTSKPVKFLDNACGSGALTHAVQQALPKDILEKSTFLCADASDGMVSVSKKRLDTEGWVNTEVKKLDATNTGLPENSFTHVGLGLALHVIPDPNAVLVDTKLILKSGGIFGATTFHKDNTFWIPDIRTAFASFPFEAKLPEVMKMQMHDQGDWANPAWIEEHLKKEGFQDVKVTAHNDSYTIESAEDYILQFGIMLGWLIKTWWSEEVQREHSLEEVKELLRRHLVEKYEGKGWDIEFKVICMTGRVD encoded by the exons ATGACTTCCTCAGACACCGAAAACGCCCTCAAGACTCTCAGAGAGCACTATGACAGCGCTACTCTGGAAGCTCAGATGCTGTACGCTTCCAAAACCATGATGCCACACCTAATCAAGCCTCTACCTACACAAATGGGGATATCTGAGAATACTTCAAAGCCTGTGAAATTCCTGGACAATGCCTGTGGAAGCGGAGCCTTGACACATGCGGTACAGCAGGCTTTGCCAAAAGATATACTTGAAAAGAGCACGTTCTTATGTGCTGATGCTTCAGATGGTATGGTCAGTGTATCTAAGAAGAGACTTGACACGGAAGGATGGGTTAATACAGAGGTTAAGAAGTTGGATGCGACG AACACTGGGCTCCCTGAGAATTCTTTCACGCatgttggtcttggtcttgcaCTCCATGTCATCCCCGATCCAAATGCTGTCCTAGTCG ACACCAAACTCATCCTCAAGTCAGGAGGCATCTTCGGCGCAACAACGTTCCACAAAGACAACACATTCTGGATCCCAGACATCAGAACAGCATTCGCATCATTCCCCTTTGAAGCCAAACTGCCCGAAGTCATGAAGATGCAAATGCACGACCAAGGCGACTGGGCAAACCCCGCCTGGATCGAAGAGCACCTAAAGAAAGAGGGGTTTCAAGATGTGAAAGTGACTGCTCATAATGATAGTTACACTATTGAAAGTGCGGAGGATTATATTTTGCAGTTTGGTATAATGTTGGGTTGGTTGATCAAGACTTGGTGGAGTGAGGAGGTGCAGAGGGAGCATTCGCTGGAGGAAGTTAAGGAGTTGTTGAGGAGGCATCTGGTGGAGAAGTATGAGGGCAAGGGGTGGGATATTGAGTTCAAGGTGATTTGTATGACTGGGAGAGTTGATTAA